Part of the Triticum aestivum cultivar Chinese Spring chromosome 4D, IWGSC CS RefSeq v2.1, whole genome shotgun sequence genome is shown below.
NNNNNNNNNNNNNNNNNNNNNNNNNNNNNNNNNNNNNNNNNNNNNNNNNNNNNNNNNNNNNNNNNNNNNNNNNNNNNNNNNNNNNNNNNNNNNNNNNNNNNNNNNNNNNNNNNNNNNNNNNNNNNNNNNNNNNNNNNNNNNNNNNNNNNNNNNNNNNNNNNNNNNNNNNNNNNNNNNNNNNNNNNNNNNNNNNNNNNNNNNNNNNNNNNNNNNNNNNNNNNNNNNNNNNNNNNNNNNNNNNNNNNNNNNNNNNNNNNNNNNNNNNNNNNNNNNNNNNNNNNNNNNNNNNNNNNNNNNNNNNNNNNNNNNNNNNNNNNNNNNNNNNNNNNNNNNNNNNNNNNNNNNNNNNNNNNNNNNNNNNNNNNNNNNNNNNNNNNNNNNNNNNNNNNNNNNNNNNNNNNNNNNNNNNNNNNNNNNNNNNNNNNNNNNNNNNNNNNNNNNNNNNNNNNNNNNNNNNNNNNNNNNNNNNNNNNNNNNNNNNNNNNNNNNNNNNNNNNNNNNNNNNNNNNNNNNNNNNCGCGCCGCCCCTGCTGCCCCTGcccctccgcctcccgccgccgcctgccgtcctccacaggaaagagagagcagagaggaaaaagaaaaggaaaaagaaaaggaaagagagagcagagaggaaaaagaaaaggaaatttatttgggaATAATTGTATAAATCATTAAATTTGAGCGGCGgcggaggaaaaagaaaaggaaaaacaaaaacttctatgcaaattagtgctcaataaaaaactgaaaaggaaaaagaaaaggaaagagagagcagagaggaaaaagaaaaggaaaaagaaaaggaaatttatttgggaataattgtataaatttgaccaaaaaacatcaattttattttttaatagctcttaatcattcaaccgtcgctcctcctcctctatgtccccttaatcttatattttaattcctttatacttaattaatttttactacatgcaggagtgacatatggcggacgatagagccgagccgcttagggatccggagactgaacgttatttaatgggcatcataaacaatgagattccttatgtgccgggctcagaatatgagcaagaagaggatgtagtctcttcttttctgaaccttgacggtggaacagacattgtcgatgatcaagaaggtgaaggaacggacattgtcgacggaggtcaaccgtcaacaaacgacgatctcgaattgcaagtagcaaccacctccggcgaggtatatatatacattgagcctctcgtgatacaaacttactgaaatgtgaatacatatgtattaacgcgcgcgactctctttctttttctagccctcggccggatcgagtacgacaaagcgtggcaaatccaaggcgatgaaaacaggagaaacatatgccattgattttgtcagtgaaaccggcaagcccctacagcacacctcaaagtttatcaaccaatgcggagtcgttgttagagacaacgtcccgatcaccgtccaggaatggaaggagccaaagaaggcacgtcttggtttcagttttgtcgacaagagaacgaaaaaggattgctggagaaagcttatggaacatttcattctacctccggaatacaacaaagttgATGAATTCGGTAatgaggttccgggtggacgtgagaggaggaggctagttaaagagttcgctcttcagaagatgggcgaagcattccggaacttcaagaaaaatttaacccgtgactatgtcaacaagggcaagactccggattttaatggacaacatgagaaactgaaagatgattggccagaatttgtgaggcaaaagaaatcggagcatttcaaggaaatatcgaaaaaaataaggataatgcgagtaagaaaaagttccatcatattatggggctaggaggataccgcctttcggagcctaagtggcagaagatggaggaggacctgagggtgcgaggaatccctctaggtacagagggatgggacccaagggccaaaagctggtggtacgggcatgggggatcgctagacccggagacaggggtgtgtgttcaccggaagaaaaagtttgcaaccacccaagcccttattgacgcaatgacccaagctcaagagggcttgatcaaattcaacagagagaaagacgcactgacaacagccctcgggaatgatgaacacggaggacgtgtacgaggcaaaggcagaattctgtgaaaagtagggttttcccaggacaatgacccgtactgttacagaagccgtaagagaaagacggacccggatgcagatcttttggcgaagtttgcatcggaactccatgagttgaagcagaccgtgcatgaactagtaaaagaaaaatcggctgcagggccgcatgaagatcatgaagcggatcacGGAAGCCAGCAGCAGAGAaacagcgtggcttccacggatgccccgcctggtgctaatgcaccgatgatcgagattcgtgcaccggagcctcactaccccgtggatgatgtaaaggagatgaaagaatgtgatctgcattatcccgtggggaacgtttccaggaaggtagctaccggcagtgctttaccctgtacacctggagcactccaccacaacaaccccattgcatatggctatgctcgtgtcacagtggaagacatagtccaagagtttgaggacctggagattgacaaagctacacccgaaggggagagaagacttggagatgtcaagcgccagatcattctatggaaaaagaagtacatagtgtttccaggcgaggcgccaaagctaacaagtccacccccctccgatggtggtggtggtggtggtggtggcggtggtggtggtcgtggtggttcacctacacctccttcacgccattcgacgccgtcccccgatccacaacctccggcgggtaagcagccgccgccccccaatcctcctccggcgggtacgacgccccccaatcctccttcggcgggtacgacgccccccaatccacctccggcgaagaagcagaagcaggcggacagcaaggaaacccgctcctggactattaacccggacccttatgtacctaagaccacaagggtaccggagccatcactgaagcctctcctcccaaggccttgggaacttagtgaagctgaacaAATTGGCCGCGTCTtctcattatgagaaatggaaggcggatacgaaggcgataaaagagcctgagcccaagcaagtattcactgagaagcaaaagaagtgggctaaggattttttgacgacaccgtcccaagccgagctgaatatgcctgacgactatggacatgaacttcgtaggcaagcaaaaatattgaaggaggagaaagaagaaagtaaaaaaagcgggaaacaagtgtaccagctcgggatgcagaataaacaatcgatccccccgctcatagtgaaagccggtccggaagaggatcccgagatcatagcagctgcggcagcacttggattgactgtagcgagtgccatgaaacaagcgtccgagatgggtttgactcttcgtgccttcttaggccttgaggatgcgccagtatgtgagatagcattacaatatgtgcggaatgggcctctcgccgagcctgcgcgggaaaagagtctaccaccacaaatgcgaaatctgctacgttggtacaagcaattcataacatgggccgacaaagaatatgtttatgcggatgttacagaggagcatcacaccaaacggtactctgtacaagttcatatgagtgaattgttccagctgttcaatctgcgcgagctcgacaaatctatgctgagttgctacgttctgtaagtgatttatttctacctcatctcgttcttcattgcctgcactatatatatatatatagggtcgcgctattcgtcaccctgggtgaggaatagtcattcttcaccccctctctattttgacatcaatgcaccgtatttttacgttttgtaaattttgtcttatttcatacataaaaaaagaacgtaagaaaatatgtactcgccgtaaaaaatattttatgttacataaaattacaaatgtaaaaacatattGTAAAACATAtataaaatgtgatttttctgaTCTTATAACTTTTTTagaccaaattttacatattgaattaatgtgcatgtaactatttatattctaaacgtaatttatttaggaagtgatcgtaagattacctcgggtgaataataacttattctgcatcctgggtgatgaatagtaacactatatatatcaTGGACCCAatatcatggatgtttcttattttgcattcccaaatcttcaatccgcataatagcgtacgcaacaatatagttaggactatatatagttatatatatagttgcgtacgctattatgcggattgaagatttgggaatgcaaaataagaaacatccatgatgttgggttcattgacccacatatcgttaatggacatgtgttacaaaatcaccccgaagatgtggagaaagacttgtacaagtttcttagaaagcatcaactcaaaagtcatattctatttccttaccattttgggtgagtgtttctctcttgtgcccattctcttttgtttactccatgcatggtatgtctaatcgatgagttatgcatgactgtgcatgtaacgtgtccgcaggttccactggattctgctaaatattgaacttcacacctccagagttctaatcatggactctatggattcggatccaaagcgttgggccgacatgagaaaaatgctgcaaaaataattattttcaatcatttgagctctatatcgatcggtctctttcgttcatttcctaatatcaagtaactaataactcccttgttcatttaattttctttgccctgtagagtttggagacggttctcagaaaaaattgtcggtgaattcaaacatgagctagattttagaaggttagttaatgtggataagcagccaccggggaccaatctatgtggatactatgtttgtgagaacatccggagacacacctctgagcggaaggcatcggatagcgtgcggaaggcgacggataacttgcggaggaggcttagtccagaagctcgcttccgaccaattcaagatgaattagcaggatttttcatgagggaagtcatcaatcctaaagtagaacactataccgaggacgaagaaatttatatgcatacccgagattgaaacttgttcgaagttgtatatggtcatccatcctaattgtgtatggaaacttgttcgaagttgtatatggtcacccgagattgaatatatatattatatattcctcttgaattcttcttgtttgaaatttcatatgcatgtatatagtagcgtagaatatgtgtactgaaacttcgtcaaaattaaaataaaacacaaaataaaatataaaagaaataaaacactacaaattaaaaagaaaccaggtttaggggggctaaaaccctaaacctgcggaggaggcctttagtcccggttagccacgagaaccgggactaaaggtcctccgccccgacggactccttgcgcccacgtggacgggcctttagtcgcggttcgtaagaggcgcgactaaagggggagcctttagtcgcgcatatttagtcccggttgcacagccgggattaatggcctttgcgaaccgggactaaaggcatatTTTCTACTGGTGGCATGCAATTTATTCGTTTGTTGGGACGGGGTAGATTAGCTGTGACTTGTAACTCATGCAAGTTAGCAACAACTACTatctctgtcctggtttattggtctttTTTGTATTTTGGATCAAATTTTaactaaagatttaactaataaaatattatTGTATGTCACAAAAAAATATCATTGAATTCGTAtttaacatagttttcaatgatattattattttatgacatgcattaacattttattagttaaaattataaacaaaatttggcacaaaatatgatgggaccaataaaccagtacaAAGGTAGcacatcaatttttttaaaaagaaatgaggataaccccagcctctgcatccggacgatgcatgcagcatgcggattttttttaaaaaaaaggggGTAGCACACCATTAGCAGGAAATAGATTGGTTGTCACTTGTACTAGCAACTGCACCATTGATATCACTGCTCCATCATAAAAAGTAAGCAAAAGAACTACTATTACGAAATCGTTGCAGTATTGATTAATAACTAGGCAGCATGACCATCGAGGAATAGACAAGCAAGTTCCTCTCAAGCAAAGCATACGGCCCGGTGGCTTGGGTGTGGACAAGACACGGGCTATGTAGACCGTTTCCATGTGTTTCCATGGGATCGCGAATAGTACTACTCAAAGACTGTTGTTGGGACTCAAGCGTCAAGAGTAAGGATCACTGTACTGTACATAAAGTAAGGTTGGCATAGACTGTGCTTTGCAGCAATGATGCTTGGAAGTAGAAGCATGGCAATTATGAGTGTCACTAGTAGATGCTAAGTACCCAAGCCGCCATCACGGTAGGGCCAGCACTCTGCCAAACTCTGTCCGTAGAAGTCCATATTCTCCCTGTCCAATATTTCCCAGCAATTAATTGGTTGACCTCAACATCTTTCTGTCTTTGTTTCTTTATCTTCATTCATGGTGTTACCAGAGATGTAAAAAAAAAATTGCGGGGAAACCAGAGATGTAATTAGCTAAGCTAGCACCCATGTCTCCGGACGCAATGCTTCTGGTCTGAAAATCTTCAACGTGCAGGATGATCATGATCTCGTCAACTTCGTATGTGCATTTAACCAAATCGCATACGCACAGGAGACAGCCCATCAAGCTCAGCACAGCTATATACGTACGTATTAGTTTGCTGCTCGTTCATTTAAATTATGCAATGCAAAACCCAAACAAACAGGGGAGAGGCCCCGCTTCATCAGACGCGGGCAGGAACACGCGCTTGGGATTATTCTAGGGCTACTAGCCGGCCAACTAACGCTGTAGTACAACAACAGTAGTAGTGCTATAACGGAGACTTGGATTCTGTTCCAAGCTAGCTACCGATCTCACGGGGAATGGACGAGCAcgcagcagccggccggccggagcGGGAAATGGTCGCACGTCGCATTCGGTCGGAGCTGAGACAAAAAGTACGCATACATACATCTATCCAGCCCGACCCAACTCGATCATACCAcgcaccacaccacaccacaccggTAGTCGCCAACCAAATCACCCATTGTCGACTCCAACTTGGGAGTAATGTATGTAATTCATAATCCGCTAGTCAATTTCTTTCTCCTACCACAAACCCTTTCCCTGATACTTACGCTTGGAAGCCTCGCGTACACACCCTGCAGCCAACTCCCGTTCCCCAGAATCTTCATTTTTTTTACATCATTGTCCACAATCTTCATGATCGTTAGGAACGTTCCAAAGAATTTATTGTTAGGTTGTGTAGTACTCCGGCGACGATTTTGTCCCAAAGTTGAGTGCGTTCACAAGAGAACGGTACGTCGCACGGCACGGCGAAAAACAAGTCGAAGCGGCCCTGACGGTGCAGCGCGTCAAGTACGAGTCAACGCGCCAACGACCTCACTTTCACGGGGGAGAGGAGCAGCTGGGTTCAAACCCAACCCGCCATTTcttggcttcttcttctcttcttgccCGGCCAACCTAAACCCCCTCCACACTTTTTTATAACCTATGACCTCAAAGTTTACCAGGAAGCATTCGCTCCCGTCCCACCCTCCGTCCCAACCATCCTCCCCCTCGCCGCGCCATTAGCAGTAAGCCCATTGCCGATCGAGCAGGGAGATATCGTGTGTGCATAGCGATAGCGGCATGGGGAACCTGATatcggcgggcgcggcggcgggcgcgagCGGACGGAAGGTGGTGATGGCGGACGGGAGCGTGCGGGCGCTCAGCGAGCCCGTGTCCGTGGCGGAGCTCATGATGGACCACCCGCGCCACTTCGTCGTCGACGCGCGCCTGCTGCAGCAGCGGAAGGGCGCCGGCGGGGCCTGCAAGGTCGCGCCGCTGCCGGCCGACCACGTGCTGGGCGCGGGCGGCGTGTACGTCCTGCTGCCGGCCACCCGCGGCAAGGTGTCcgccgaggaggcgcggcgcgtGCTCACGGCGTCGCGGTCGCTGGCGCGCTCCCGGTCAATGCCGGGCGGGCTGAGGAGGAAGCTGTCGTCCAGGAAGAGCCGGGAAGCCGACGACGCCGATCGGTCGGCCAAGAACGAGGCGGCTGTGGCAgaaatggagaggagggaggagacggcggcgacggcggacggGTTCGACGAGCACCGGCCGGAGTTCTTGAGCCGGGAGCTGTCCTGCAGGGGGTGGAAGCCGAGCCTAAACACCATCGAAGAGCGTGTCATTCCCAAGAAGGTGTCCCATTGGCTCTTCTGAATTTCTTAGGCTTCTTTGACTTGTCGTCGGGATCTAGTCTCTCCTTCCttgcttccttttctttttcttcgttCAAATGCTTGTTCTGTCAACTGCATGTGTAACGAAAATGCTCATTTGCTATACTTCATTCAAATGCATGTGATGAGATAGTGCAAGTGAAATTAAGCCCCCGTGTAATTATAGGATTGATTAGTTGGATGGTTGAGCGCTGTGGATCGATATGGAAATTAATCGAATTGATCATGGTTCCTGAATTGTGATGCTCCGGGCTTATTTTTAGTTCGCTGATGACAACAAATAGCTACGGATTGAAACAGAAAAAAGCTACGCATACACtaaatctctactacttaaaagaAATGTAAGGTTCTCATTTCACCTTTCTTCTCACCATTCCTTCGTCCAACCTTTCATGTACCCTTTTCGtttcaaaataagtgactcaagtttgtactaactgtgtattaaagctagtacaaagttgagtcacttaatttgggacggagggagtatatgataatcaatcagtttaatttacttaccttctaaatcaattccactttaatttacttatcAAATTTCTAAttaaaatataaggtaattcacgagcaaaatttgataaacatttatttacacaatcgcattattattgacaggtaaatcacaagctaacgtactagaatatttatatcccattacaacgcacgggcattgttctag
Proteins encoded:
- the LOC123097692 gene encoding uncharacterized protein; this encodes MGNLISAGAAAGASGRKVVMADGSVRALSEPVSVAELMMDHPRHFVVDARLLQQRKGAGGACKVAPLPADHVLGAGGVYVLLPATRGKVSAEEARRVLTASRSLARSRSMPGGLRRKLSSRKSREADDADRSAKNEAAVAEMERREETAATADGFDEHRPEFLSRELSCRGWKPSLNTIEERVIPKKVSHWLF